TTGACATTGCCTGGATCAGCAGAACTGATGACAGAGAAGGTCGGTGGTGTAGTTAGGGCTGTATCGCTGTTAGCTACCAAAGTAACCGATGATGGGTTGAAAGTTGAGGTAAATGCTGAACCAGGAATGACATCAGTTACACCTTGCAAACCTGTAAGCGCGACCAAGCTGAACTTACCGAGAATTTCGTTGGCTTGAGTGGCAACTACATTGTAGTTATACGCGCCACCAGATTGACCAAGAAAATTGACAGTTGCAGCTTGTGCCGATTGAGCGCCAACAGCAGCGAAAGACAAAGCAAGACCAGCAGCAGCAATGCTCAGATTTTTGGCTAATTTCATAGAACCTCGTGGGATGCGGGAAACTCAGTCACTTTAGTGCTGAGAGGGAAGCGACTCGGCGACTTTAGTCGCAGTCAATCTTGTTGATCCATTACCGCCTTGGGATTGTTTAATTTGGTGTGCTTTTGTATTGCACTTTCAATGGGACAATTACCATTTCAAATTTCCCAATCCTGTACGCATAACGGTTTTGCTCCTAGGAGCCTCCCTTTCGGGGTAAAGTTAGCTTCGACCGGTTATAAGAGCTTGTTAGGCTAGCGGCACTAAACCAGTGACCTTGGTTTTGTTTAACCACTAACGACAGGGCGGGGAACTAGCTTCGCATTCCGAGGTGTCGTGACTCAAATAACGGCTACCCGTTTTACCGAGTGGTCTGGTCAGCACAGCTTGCTTGATTTCTCTTACAAGCTCAGTCCTTTAGGACTGGGTTGCTGACTGAATGAGTCTCCAAGGTTAGAATTTTAAGAGTTCACTATTAACTCGTAAGCTCATCCCACCCCAGCAACGGGTGGGATTTTACTTGAGTGGTCAATCGCCAGAAAAACAATTGACCACTGAAGGTGAGGACAGCGTTCCCATGAAAAATTTCTCATGGGTCTGTTAAGCCCATCCATAGAAGGAATGAGTGTTTTTACTGCCTTCTTGTCGTGAACTTTTTCAAATGTAATCTTAATTATTTTTATTTGTTCAGCAAAAAAATATACTTAACGAAATCTTGTTATTTTTTGTGGTTATATAAAAATTAGTTAAAGTTTTTAGTATTTTTACTTATAAATATATAAAAAATAAGATACTAAAAGATTAAGCATAATACTGGCACGTGTTATTAAAAGTCAACTTGACGTTGTAATAATTCGCTTAATGGTGTTCTGACCCCCTAAAATGATTTGTTTTATATAAAACTTACGCGCATTCAGCACTATTACTGAAGGTAATAGCGAGCGGTTGTGTCATGAAGATTGTGGTTAGCCGTAAATTCTCTTCCCCAGGGATATCCGATAGGGTATAGGGCTGCAAGGCCTTGCGCCCCGGAAGATTATGCAACAACACCAAAAACCCTGATGTTCCCGTGCGATGATGAGTTAAACCCACCATTCGCGACTCCGTATCAGATAGGGGGTAGGGGCGCAAGGCCTTGCGCCCCGGAAGATTATGCAACAACACCAAAAACCCTGATGTTCCCGTGCGATGATGGGTTAAACCCACCATTCGTAATTTTAGGCAGCTACTGCTTTCTTACGCTTCATCCAAGCGCCAAAGCCAACAGCTAGCAATGAACCACCAACTGTCATAGGTTCGGGGACAGTTGCTGAACTACTTGTGCTGGGAGTGATGGGAGTGGTGGAAGGAATAAGAGCAGGAGCAACTTTGGTTAAGTCCCAACCAAAGCCGTTACCAATATTATTCGCACTGGTTAAGGTAACGTCGAAATCTGTAACGTTCGCAGGAGTTACTTGTAATAGGGCTTCAAATTTAGCAGAAGTCAGAACGCCGCCGAATAGTGACGTAACGCCTTGGTTATTCACAACGGAGCCTGCGGAGGAATCAGTAATTGGTTTAAAGAGAGTCAAAATTTTCCATGTTGTACCAGCACCTAGCTCTTCGCCAGGAGCGAGGTCTAGTCCAAACGTGTAATTATCGCCGGAACTAAGAGCAGGACGGAAAGTTACAGATGCAGCTTGTGCAGATTGTGTACCAATGGCAGCAAAAGACAGAGCTACACCGACAGTAGCAATTCCTAGCTTGGTAGCTAATTTCATCAGATATTCTCCAAAATTAGAATGTGAATCTTTAAGTATTAACTCTGGTGCGAGTTAAGAATAGTGTATGGGATATTTTATTTTATACGTACGAAGAAAAAGCTTCTTGACTGAATCTTCATGTATTTAGCTTATGTGTAAAGAATGCATAAAGATATACCGTATACAAGAATACATTTGCGGTATACATATTAAAAAATGCTTGTCAAGTAAAGAATGTGGGCAATTTCGTTCTAGTTTTTTTATTCAAATAAAGTAAATTTTTTTACCTTTTTTGAATAAAAAACAAGTAATGCAATCCACCATTTCTAGAAAATTACTGGTAAATGGGGGGTTAAACACTGTGTATTATTATGTGTGTCACTTAAAATTCAGTTCGGACGAGCTAACAATACGCAAAAAGTATTATTTAATACTAATTTGTGCAACAAACATCACGAGTAATACTGCGTAGGGTTTGCTCAAAATCCTGCCCCAATTGGATACCAAGAGGGAATGGTAGGTTTAACGCCTCATCGCCGGGAAAATCAGGGTTTTTTGGTGTCGTTACCGAAAGCTTGGGTCTAGAGCCGCCGTTCTTCTAGGACGGCTTTTTGGTAAAATAGTGGCAACAGGCAGGGCATTGTCTGTCGTTGCTCGGTAATGTAAGACGGGCTATGCCTGCTATTGCTGTTTGAATCCAGAATCCCTGAACTTTCAGATCAGGGAGTATGTCAAATGATCTTCGGGGGAGCAAGGCCTAGGTCCGGTACTGATGATCTTCGGGGGGCGCAAGGCCTAGGTCCGGTACTGTGGTTTGTGGTGATTGCGTGAAAATTGCTGTAAGTTGATACCAATGGCGTCTAGCCTGGAAACAGTAATCTTGGCAAATAGTCATTTACTAAGGACGTAAGACCCTGAAATCCCAAAAAAATTTCAGGGTCTTGCTGGTGGGCTTTCTCCTGGGATACTTGTAACCTATTTCCCAGAAACAATTTGACGTTTATTGACAAACTACACCAAAAAGCCGATTTTAATGAAATTTATGCTTATAATCAGTCGCTTTTGGAATATGGCTGTTGCCTTGCTGGTAATTATATTACTGGGATGTTCAACAGCGCTCCCGTCCCAAGCATTTACAACAGAAAAACTATTAGAAAAAATACCAGTTGTACCTACTAGAACCTCAACTAGCATTCACCTACTTTTGGGAAATCCCAGCAATGCAACTGAGAACACTGATAATTTAGACAACTACCTCGTGAAGAAGCCGCAGTATGCACTATCTTACAACAATAGCAAAGGCACACCTAATTGGGTGAGTTGGCAACTCAATCAGTCATGGCTGGGTGAAGTAGAGCGCCAAAATGACTTTCGCCCTGACAGCTCGCTGCCTGAAAGTTTTGTGCGGATAACTCCAAGTATATACTCTCGTTCAGGTTACGACAAAGGTCATCTTGCACCATCGGCAGACCGCACTAAGACAAAAGAGGATAATGCTGCTACCTTCTTGATGTCTAATATGATGCCTCAAACACCAGATAATAATAGAAACACTTGGGCTAATTTAGAAGAATATTCACGAGACTTGGTGCGTGAGGGTAAAGAACTTTATATTATCGCAGGACCTGCTGGTAGTCTAGACGAACCTCTGAAGGATAAGGTGACAATTCCTGAATCCACTTGGAAGATTGTGGTGGTTTTAGACCGGCTCAATTCTAGGCTCAAAGGAATTACTGCTAATACTCGCGTTATTGCAGTTAATGTTCCTAATGAGGAAGTAGTGGACAACGATTGGAGGAATTATACAGTCAGTGTTGACGAATTAGAAGAACTTACAGGCTATGATTTTATTTCTAATGTTTCTCCAAATATTCAGGAAGTGATTGAAAGTCGGGTAGATAATCTGTAATCGGCTGTTCTACATTTAGGGAATTGCAATAAAAAAATATCTCATCGTAGGGGCGCGGGCGCAAGGACTTAGGGGCGCAAGGCCTTGCGCCCCTACGAAGCCCCAAATTGGCGGGCGATAGGTGGGCATTGCCCACCCTACAGATACTGTATAATCCAATCAAGTTTCGATAACTTTAGTGGAAAGTCCCGCTAAATTTCCTGTGGGGGTTTCTCCGACAACATACACATCAATTTCAATTTTTCCGAGACGATACACTTGCAAATTGCTCAAATTTTGTTTGAGGATATGTACTAGCTTTTGATATCGTGTGACAGTTTCTGTTTCTTCATCACCATACCAGTCTTCTGGGGTTGTGGCGACACTGAAGAAATCATCTACTGTGACAACTTGAAGTGGTGTATCGTTAGATTGATGAGTCTGTTGTAGAACTTTTTCAGATGTTGCTGGTGCTGTAACTTCCCACAAGAATGGTTCTAGGGGATAGTCACTTTCACTCATAAAAAGTAAACCGTCAGATGCTACGTTGAGTTGCTCTTTGATTTGGTTGTTACTCATTGGTTTTACCAGTGAAATGTGATGTTACGAAGTGCCTAACGTAGGCGATCGCTTAAAGGGTATCATCCATCCACAGGAGCAGTCCTAATGCACCCGTGCTGTGTAATCGCGATTGATTGCGGCGTCACACCGGGGACTCCTACCATTCAAACTACGATGCTTCGATTTATCAGGCATACATAAATATTGGTATAACATGTGACGTTTAATCCGAAAATGTAGAAATCACGCATAGGCTGATTAATTGACTTCAAATGCTTGTATTTGAGACATAAATCCGGTTTTGATTTAGTTTTGACTTACGTATTTACACGATAAAAAGCTTTTTTGATAATAAAATTTTACATAGTTATGAGGGTAATATAGTCCAATCTTCTAGCAGATTTTTGGCTGCTGACTCAGCCTACAATATATTTTGATTGTGACATGCAGCTTTAGTCCTGGTTTACGGAAAATGCCTATCAAAGGTCACATTGATTGGTTTGGCACCAATCCCCAATCCCCAATAGTAAGGAGTAAGGAGTAATGAGTAATGAGTAATGAGTAATGAGTAATGAGTAATGAGTAAGGAGTAATGAGTAATGAGTAAATTAATCCAATCCCCAATACTTCTCTACGAACGCGAGTGCGTGTGGGAGACAGAGGCTACGCCAACGACAAGCTCAGTACAAGTCCCCAATCCCCAATCCCCAATCCCTGGTAACAGAGCGGAGCCGTACCACTACGTGGAAGCAAGCTACGCGTAGCGTCCGCACCAGAAGTGCAATCCCCAATCCCCAATCCCACTTGTAACTTTTAGATACAAAACTTAGATTTGATCTCAGAGAAGTTGAAATGTTTATTTGCAAAATTGGCGGATCTACGTTACAGGTTCTACATACTTCTTAATAAATTAACAGTGCAACCTCAAAACGTTCTAATCTAAAAGCTGACTGGATTAATTTACTGGCAGTTTTGCAGGCAACACTTATAATGCATAACTACACCAAAGTGTCAAGCCTCAAAGCAACCCAGACTTAAGACATAAACTTATGATGGGAGTTTTACAAATCCGATGAGTGTTAAGGCAAGTGGTGGAAGCTCAGTTGCGCGTCCGCAACTATATCAAACCCTAGCTGTGGCAAGAATTTCCCAAGCGGAACAGCAAGACCGCTTTTTGGGATCTGGTGAACTAAATGAATTAGCCAGCTATTTTGCATCTGGTGCAAAGCGTCTAGAAATTGCCCAGACTCTCACAGACAATTCTGAGGTGATTGTATCTCGGGCTGCCAACAGAATTTTTGTTGGCGGTTCCCCAATGGCTTTTTTAGAAAAGCCCAAAGAAGCAGAATTGGCTATGGTCGGCGCCAGCACAAATGTAGCAGAAGGAATGAAGCTGGGAACCGTAACCTACGTTGAAAGTCGGGGTGGATTCCTAGAAAATTTGCGTTCAATCTTTAATACTTCTGCCGGCGGACCGACACCTCCTGGCTTTAGACCGATAAATATTGCCCGTTATGGTCCTAGCAACATGGCTAAGAGCTTGCGGGACTTATCGTGGTTCTTGCGGTATGCTACTTATGCGATCGTGGCAGGGGACCCCAGCATTATCGCCGTGAATACAAGGGGTTTGCGGGAAATTATCGAAAATGCTTGCTCTGGTGAAGCAACAATTGTGGCTTTACAAGAAATTAAAGCAGCAGCCCTTTCTTATTTCCGCAAAGATGCTGAAGCTACAGACATTGTGTCTCAATACATGGATGTGTTGCTGACAGAATTCCAAGGGCCTACACCGTCCAATAAGGTGCGCCAACGTCCTTCTAGTGACCAACAAGGCTTACAACTACCCCAGATTTATTTTACAGCGGCTGAACGGCGTCCTAAGTTTGTCATGAAGCCTGGGTTGTCGGCTACTGAAAAAAATGAGGTAATTAAAGCAGCTTATCGGCAAATTTTTGAGCGCGACATTACCCGTGCTTATAGCTTGTCGATATCTGACCTGGAATCTAAGGTTAAGAACGGCGACATCTCAATGAAAGAGTTTGTCCGTCGTTTAGCAAAATCTCCTCTTTACCAAAAACAGTTTTACCAGCCTTTTATTAACAGCCGTGTAATTGAGTTGGCGTTCCGTCATATTTTGGGACGTGGACCAAGTAGCCGCGAAGAAGTACAAAAATACTTTGCGATTATTTCTAACGGTGGTCTACCAGCTTTAGTTGATGCCTTGGTAGATTCTCAAGAATACGGCGACTACTTTGGGGAAGAAACAGTACCCTATCTGCGGGGTCTGGGTCAAGAAGCACAAGAATGTCGCAACTGGGGACCGCAGCAAGACCTGTTTAACTACAGTGCGCCGTTCCGGAAAATACCTCAGTTTATTACCACATTTGCGGCTTACGAGCAACCCCTACCAGACCAACATCCCTACGGTTCTGGTAATGACCCACTGGAAATTCAGTTTGGCGCGATTTTCCCGAAAGAAACTCGCAATCCCAGCACCAGTCCCGCACCTTTTGGTAAAGATACTAAGCGGATTCTGATTCACCAAGGGGCTGGGATTAATAACCAAAATAGCAATCCCGCTGCACGGGGTGAAGCACCCGGTTCTTTGGGACCAAAGGTGTTCAAATTAGACCAAACTCCTGCTACCTTCAACAAGAAGACTGGTAAGGGTACGAGCGTGAAATTCTCCGAAATTTCCACGCAAGCCGTGATTCGAGCGATTTATTTGCAAGTTTTTGGTCGCGATGTCTACGAAGGTCAGCGCCAAAAAGTATGGGAAATTAAGCTGGAAAACGGCGAAATTTCTGTCCGGGAATTTGTCCGTGGTTTGGCTAAGTCGGATCTATTCCGCAATCAGTACTGGTCATCGCTGTATGTGTGTAAAGCGATTGAATACATCCACCGTCGCTTATTGGGTCGTCCTACCTACGGTCGTCAAGAAATCAACAAATATTTTGACATCGCCGCCAAAAAGGGCTTTTATGCCGTAGTCGATGCGATCATTGACAGTCTAGAGTACACCGAGGCTTTTGGTGAAGACACCATTCCTTACGAACGGTATCTGACACCGGCTGGTGAAGCGAAGCGACGCTTGCGGGTTGGTAGTATTCGCGAAGACGTTGGTGCAAAAGTCCAAAAACAAGAAACACCACGCTTTGTCGAACTGGGCACAGTTACAGCAGATCGGAGTCTACCAGATATTCAATTCCGGATCAACCAAGGTGTTAGTAAGCAGCGGGAACAAACAAAAATCTTCAAGTTGGTGGCGAATACCAGCGACAAAGTGGCTGTGAAAACTTTGATTGGCGCGGCTTATCGTCAGATTTTTGAACGAGATGTTGCACCATACATCGCCAAAAACGAATTCTCAAGTTTAGAAAGTAAGCTGGGGAATGGCGAAATCACCGTCAAGGAATTTATTGAAGCTTTGGGTTACTCGAACCTCTACTTGAAAGAGTTCTACACACCCTACCCCAACACCAAGGTGATTGAACTAGGAACCAAACACTTCTTAGGACGGGCACCATTAGACCAGGCAGAAATCCGCAAATATAACCAGATTTTGGCAACTCAAGGTATTCGTGCCTTTATAGCTAGCCTGCTCAACAGTGCGGAGTATAGCCAGGTATTTGGTGAAGATACAGTTCCTTACCGTCGCTTCCCAGCCTTACCAGCAGCCAACTTCCCCAATACTGAAAAGCTTTACAACCAGCTGACCAAGCAAAATGATGATGTGGTTGTACCTAGCTTTGTGCCTGTAAAAGTGCGTATAGAATATGACAGCATTAATGACGCAGCCCTCGACCATACCGAGCCAGCGTTTACTGCAGTAGCTCGTTCCATTAACAATGGACTGGGAGAGTTGGTAGAAGTTGGTGTGGATACAACCCGCCGTAAACCAGCCCGGATTTACCGCTGGACTGATACAACCACCCTTGCAGACAAACAACAGATCATCAACGCTGCTTATGAGCAGGTGTTGGATGTATTTAGCAGTGATGTCCGCAGTAGCGAACTAGACAGCAAATTGCGGAATGGGGAAATTTCCGTCCGTGAGTTTGTGCGTCAACTAGCCAGCTCAGAAATCTATCGCCAACGCTTCTATACGCCTTATCCCAACACCAAAGTGATTGAATTTCTATTCCGTCACCTATTGGGACGCGCACCCGCCACCAAGGGCGAAATCAGCGCCTATAGCCAGCTACTGGCTGATGGCGGTTTAACAGCCGCTGTCGAGGCAATTGTCGATAGTCCAGAGTATACCCGCTACTTCGGTGAAGACGTGGTACCTTACCGAAAAACTGGGTTTTAACGAATCGCGGAAGTCCCCACCTTCAACGAAGTAAGGTGGGGATGGACAGTGGACGATGACGAAAACATCTTGAGCCGACATTAACCGCCAGGTTGATTAGAGATCGGGATGGTTGAGGAATCGTCAATAGTTTGTGAGACAATATTGATGGTCGTTGACCCACCCGAATGACTAAGAGGCCACCCTTGGGGTATAAAGTATGTACTCGGCAGAGATCGCTTAAGCTGAAAACCTAGCTGGTTGACCATTGTCGTAAATCCAAGGCGAGTAAGACGAAAAGTAATCAAACTATCTGCGGAAGGCGGATAGCTGCGCGGGTTCTCTCTTGAGAAGATAAAGGTAGAAATACCAGAGACGCTGTGTAAGACTTAGACCGGATTTGGTTCCGCTTCCTCAGTCATGAGTACGCCCAACAGAGCAACGGCGAACGAGACGCGAAACGATGATGGTTGTTTCTTTTGAAGCTCCTGCTTCAGCGGATCTTGCCGGAGTACTTCACGCTCCATCCTTCGGGGACTGGGGACACTTCGGCAAGCTCAGTGCATCGCTGGGGACTGGGGGACAACTTCTAATTCCTACTCCCTTCCCGGTCTTTGATTACCTATAATTCAATACAGTTCAGTTAAGAAAATTGTCGTAGGGGCACGGCACGAATAAAATTGTCATTAGAAGAAAAGATTTTGGATGCCGTGCCCCTACATTGACCTATAATTTTCCTTCTTCTCTACGTTCCCTACGGGACGCTACGCGAACGCGTTGGCGGAGCCTCTGTCTACGACACGCACTCGCGTTCGTAGAGAAGCGTGTCGGAGATAGACGCACTCGCGAATGCAGAAGCTCAAAATTATTTCCCTACGGGACGCTCCGCGTTCGCGTAGCGTCCCGTAGGGAACGGTAATCTTCCAGCGGTTCGGGAGTAACTCCTAACTCCCATCGCAACCTTTCGTAACATCGGTTTCAGATTGCCGAAATTACGTAAATCTGAAAGGGAATATTACAAAGTGTTAAGAACAGTCATAAATGCTCAACATAATGCCGGAGAATGTTTTGCGGAAGGTAATTGAGTTTTTTGAGCTTGTTTACTGATATTAAGGCAAGCAGTTCGTAATTCATATTCAAAACATTTTGTCAAGTGTTTTGTCTAAAAAACGAAAAAAACTCAGTTAACTAACAATAAAGTCGCACCAGTTTAATTAAATTCTGGTTTCATTTGTACTGGAGGAATCCATTAATGAGTATCGTCACGAAAGCGATCGTGAATGCTGACGCAGAAGCCCGCTATCTCAGCCCCGGTGAACTAGATCGGATCAAGAGCTTTGTTTCCACTGGTGAGCGCCGTCTTCGCATTGCTCAAGTTTTGACCGACAGCCGCGAGCGTTTGGTTAAGAGCGCAGGCGAACAAGTGTTCCAAAAGCGTCCTGATGTTGTATCTCCTGGTGGTAACGCTTACGGTCAAGAATTGACCGCTACTTGCTTGCGTGACCTGGATTACTACCTCCGCCTCGTTACCTACGGAATCGTATCTGGTGATGTTACACCCATCGAAGAAATCGGTGTAATCGGCGCTCGTGAAATGTACAAGTCCTTGGGTACTCCTATCGAAGGTATTACCGAAGGTATCCGTGGTCTGAAGAATGCTGCTGCTTCCTTGCTGTCTGCTGAAGATGCAGCTGAAGCTGGTGCTTACTTTGACTATGTAATTGGCGCCCTATCGTAGGGTGAAGCCGTTTCCCTGCTGAAACAATTGTAATACGGTTGGAAATAAGGAATTAACAACATGGCTCAAGACGCAATTACCGCTGTAATTAATTCTGCGGATGTTCAAGGTAAGTATCTTGATAAGAATGCTTTAGACAAGTTAAAAGCTTACTTCTCTACAGGTGAACTGCGTGTACGTGCTGCTGGCACCATCAGCGCTAACGCTGCGGCGATCGTTAAAGAAGCTGTAGCAAAATCTTTGCTATACTCTGACGTAACCCGTCCCGGTGGTAACATGTATACCACCCGCCGTTACGCTGCTTGTATCCGCGATTTGGATTACTACCTCCGCTATGCTACCTATGCTATGTTAGCTGGCGATGTTTCCATCCTGGATGAGCGCGTATTGAATGGTTTGAAAGAAACCTATAACTCCTTGGGTGTACCTGTCGGTTCTACCGTACAAGCTATCCAAGCAATCAAAGAAGTAACCGCTAGCTTAGTCGGTTCTGATGCCGGTAAGGAAATGGGTACTTACTTAGACTATATCTCCTCTGGCTTGAGCTAATAGCTAGTTTGCACTTAATTTAATATTTAGGTGCGGCTTGATTAAGGTCTGGAAATCAAGTGTGAGTGCTAGGACGTTCTATTGCTTATCTGGAATTAAATAAATTTTTCACTGATGAGTGCTAGCGGTCTGGTATTGATGTTTGATTTCCAGCCTGGGAATGATTAGTTTTTAAAGATTTGCACTCAAGATTTTGAAATAAAAAAGTTTTCATCATCACTAAAGGAGATTTCACATCATGTCCCGGTTATTTAAAGTTACTGCTCTTGTT
The Gloeotrichia echinulata CP02 DNA segment above includes these coding regions:
- a CDS encoding PEP-CTERM sorting domain-containing protein; amino-acid sequence: MKLAKNLSIAAAGLALSFAAVGAQSAQAATVNFLGQSGGAYNYNVVATQANEILGKFSLVALTGLQGVTDVIPGSAFTSTFNPSSVTLVANSDTALTTPPTFSVISSADPGNVNFAAVNFKVFNATTGTVTGPAAVPEPMTVGGSLLAIGFGTWMKRKKAESAVKA
- a CDS encoding PEP-CTERM sorting domain-containing protein — encoded protein: MKLATKLGIATVGVALSFAAIGTQSAQAASVTFRPALSSGDNYTFGLDLAPGEELGAGTTWKILTLFKPITDSSAGSVVNNQGVTSLFGGVLTSAKFEALLQVTPANVTDFDVTLTSANNIGNGFGWDLTKVAPALIPSTTPITPSTSSSATVPEPMTVGGSLLAVGFGAWMKRKKAVAA
- a CDS encoding DNA/RNA non-specific endonuclease translates to MLIISRFWNMAVALLVIILLGCSTALPSQAFTTEKLLEKIPVVPTRTSTSIHLLLGNPSNATENTDNLDNYLVKKPQYALSYNNSKGTPNWVSWQLNQSWLGEVERQNDFRPDSSLPESFVRITPSIYSRSGYDKGHLAPSADRTKTKEDNAATFLMSNMMPQTPDNNRNTWANLEEYSRDLVREGKELYIIAGPAGSLDEPLKDKVTIPESTWKIVVVLDRLNSRLKGITANTRVIAVNVPNEEVVDNDWRNYTVSVDELEELTGYDFISNVSPNIQEVIESRVDNL
- a CDS encoding nuclease A inhibitor family protein — protein: MSNNQIKEQLNVASDGLLFMSESDYPLEPFLWEVTAPATSEKVLQQTHQSNDTPLQVVTVDDFFSVATTPEDWYGDEETETVTRYQKLVHILKQNLSNLQVYRLGKIEIDVYVVGETPTGNLAGLSTKVIET
- a CDS encoding phycobilisome rod-core linker polypeptide; protein product: MSVKASGGSSVARPQLYQTLAVARISQAEQQDRFLGSGELNELASYFASGAKRLEIAQTLTDNSEVIVSRAANRIFVGGSPMAFLEKPKEAELAMVGASTNVAEGMKLGTVTYVESRGGFLENLRSIFNTSAGGPTPPGFRPINIARYGPSNMAKSLRDLSWFLRYATYAIVAGDPSIIAVNTRGLREIIENACSGEATIVALQEIKAAALSYFRKDAEATDIVSQYMDVLLTEFQGPTPSNKVRQRPSSDQQGLQLPQIYFTAAERRPKFVMKPGLSATEKNEVIKAAYRQIFERDITRAYSLSISDLESKVKNGDISMKEFVRRLAKSPLYQKQFYQPFINSRVIELAFRHILGRGPSSREEVQKYFAIISNGGLPALVDALVDSQEYGDYFGEETVPYLRGLGQEAQECRNWGPQQDLFNYSAPFRKIPQFITTFAAYEQPLPDQHPYGSGNDPLEIQFGAIFPKETRNPSTSPAPFGKDTKRILIHQGAGINNQNSNPAARGEAPGSLGPKVFKLDQTPATFNKKTGKGTSVKFSEISTQAVIRAIYLQVFGRDVYEGQRQKVWEIKLENGEISVREFVRGLAKSDLFRNQYWSSLYVCKAIEYIHRRLLGRPTYGRQEINKYFDIAAKKGFYAVVDAIIDSLEYTEAFGEDTIPYERYLTPAGEAKRRLRVGSIREDVGAKVQKQETPRFVELGTVTADRSLPDIQFRINQGVSKQREQTKIFKLVANTSDKVAVKTLIGAAYRQIFERDVAPYIAKNEFSSLESKLGNGEITVKEFIEALGYSNLYLKEFYTPYPNTKVIELGTKHFLGRAPLDQAEIRKYNQILATQGIRAFIASLLNSAEYSQVFGEDTVPYRRFPALPAANFPNTEKLYNQLTKQNDDVVVPSFVPVKVRIEYDSINDAALDHTEPAFTAVARSINNGLGELVEVGVDTTRRKPARIYRWTDTTTLADKQQIINAAYEQVLDVFSSDVRSSELDSKLRNGEISVREFVRQLASSEIYRQRFYTPYPNTKVIEFLFRHLLGRAPATKGEISAYSQLLADGGLTAAVEAIVDSPEYTRYFGEDVVPYRKTGF
- the apcA gene encoding allophycocyanin subunit alpha, which codes for MSIVTKAIVNADAEARYLSPGELDRIKSFVSTGERRLRIAQVLTDSRERLVKSAGEQVFQKRPDVVSPGGNAYGQELTATCLRDLDYYLRLVTYGIVSGDVTPIEEIGVIGAREMYKSLGTPIEGITEGIRGLKNAAASLLSAEDAAEAGAYFDYVIGALS
- the apcB gene encoding allophycocyanin subunit beta; amino-acid sequence: MAQDAITAVINSADVQGKYLDKNALDKLKAYFSTGELRVRAAGTISANAAAIVKEAVAKSLLYSDVTRPGGNMYTTRRYAACIRDLDYYLRYATYAMLAGDVSILDERVLNGLKETYNSLGVPVGSTVQAIQAIKEVTASLVGSDAGKEMGTYLDYISSGLS